TGTTCCTTGGACTTCCTGATGCTGTTCACTGACCAGTGTCCTCTTAGCAAACCTCTGAGGCCGTCACAGAAGAGCTGTATTTGTACTAAGGTTAGATTACACACAGGTGGACTCCATTTGATCATTTGGTCAACAGCTGATCATTCAGCAATCAGGCAACCTCTGAAGGCAACTGGTTACACTCAGAAAAGGgggctgaatacttttgcacgccacattcagttttttatttaaaaaaaaaaaatttgaaagtcGTACAATTCTCCTACTTCACAATTGTCGCTTTGTTGATGtttcatctaaaatgccaataaaatatatttatgtttgtggtcggaacgtgacaaaatgtgggaaagttcaaggggtatgaatactttttcaagccactgtACTGCGGAAACTCCTGCAACATGGTAgagtctagaaccaattaacagctataaatgagggacgactattCTAAATAATTTTATCACAACTGATGGGGCACTGAAAATATCCTACCTTCATTGTACTGCTCCACCATGGCTGGAACCAGGCCGCACTTTCCAGCTGCGAACACCTCTCCTCCGTCAACCGCCATCGCATCAGCCTCTTTGCGCTACagtgaaaaattaaaaagcCAACACTTggagcaaaaaataaataaaatgaaaaggaACCTAGCAACTCTGGATTGTTACCatgatcattttcaagcatgctTCAACTGTGGCGCCTTCCTGGCAAACAATTTTGTTGTCTTCATCCACCAAAGGGTGAAAACTCCATTTGTCGCACTTGCTTGTTTCAGTGGCACCCACAGCACACCATGTGATTGCGCCGGATGTGTCTGCTGTACTGACCTCTGAAAAGGTCATGCAAAAAAGTCAGCTCACCTCACATCTTAGTGTGTATGCCTTTTATTACCTTTTGTCAGCGAGCGCACTGTGCCCGTGTACGTGGCACCCAAATACATGAAGGAGTTGGTGTTGGCAGGCAGTCGGACAAGGTCCACAGTAGAATCTTTAAACATCAGGTTCTTGGCAGGTGAGTATGCCTCTGAGGAGAACAGATTGAAGTCttctttctttaaaaagtggaaaaaataaaaaaatcctgaCATCACTGCATTACCAAGGGTTGTGAACAAGATCTGAAATTGGAATCTTTAAAACCACATGGACTATAAACAATTCAATTTGAAAAAGTTTCAGTCACCATAATCGTACATCGAATAAAGCCACAAAAAAAGTCTAATTTGCTGGCCTCGATAAAATGAGGTCTGCATGTTTCTTTTACCGTACAGGCTGGACGACAAGAGTGTTCACTCTGCACAGtcgtgaagttagtttcacgttggcagttggatatttggctccggAGCAACAGCAGTAGATCCTCCTCACTGTGCTCAGACTGCTCTCATGGCAAGTGTTGATCTACTTGTAGtcactggttgtttatactagggaccacCAATGAAGCACCATTGCATTGAAAAGTTTGCATAAAACTCATTgggttttttgctttgtttaaaaAGTGCTTGACATTCCTATTACAATGTTAGATACGCTTGACAATtcaaagtttattgcttttgatatgtactcattatgccatataatgaaAATGTCTCAAATGTCAATATATCAATTGCCAATAATTTATAGGCCAATTCTCTTCCGGAAAAATTTTCTATCATGACTGACCTATAGACACCAATTCCTTTTCCAATATTAGCAACTGCTTTTACCTAAGATCTACATCTTACCCGCAGTGTGGTGAGGCTTCTCCATATCAAGTCAGTCAGCTGGGGGTCCTTGCGGGTGACGACGGCGTGAGCTGGTACTCTGGCCAGGTGGCATCTTTTGTAATCGTCTATGGGCGCCCTGGTGTTGTCAGGGCACAGCAGCTCATAGTTGGTCTTTTCACTGTCTGCAAATAAGATACAGCACTCAGAAAATGCAGTATTTCCTGAGATTACTACAATATATATCATTGGATTGAGTTCTAAAATGGGGCAGGATGCAGCCCTTGTGATAAACTGACTGGAAAAGTATGTAATTTTGAAACATCTAATCTGTAGGAACCCTGCTATGCATTTTTATATCCAATGTAATCAAATAATGCTTTGGGACTTACCAGGCACAGTCAGATGTTTCACAAAAGCCACATCTCCGGCATCTTCCACCAGGCACCTAGTAAGAGACAGTTATTTTCTTCATTGCCATATAATGCAACATCATGGTTGAAAAAGATGATCGCAAACTGACTGGAAGGCGCCGCTGTAGTCGTAGAAAGGCTCTTTGTGGGACCGCGAGCAGTCACCCTTGCAGCCTTTACATAGTGGGGCGTACTCTGCTCCGGGTGCGCAGCTTTTAGAGAAGAAGCTAGCCACCGCTGCAattgaagcaaaaaaaaccTTGAGGCTACGGTCACACTTGTCTACTCTGGtgtgggccaaaaaaaaaaaacccacacatctTGCACTTGGGTGCAGTTGGCTTAGCATTCACACTGggatttttgtcatgggaccaaaaGGCAAACACACCAGAGTTCTTTTAAGCAAACCAAACATAAGTGAAGGCACCCAAAGAGTCACATCTGTTAATCTATGAGCAAGATGGCCTGACATGTGACTCACCCTCCTCAATTGGTTTGTCCTCAATGCCGCTCCACTTCAGTATACCCATAGACACCAGAGTTCCAATGGGAATGTTCCAGCCAGCAGATTTTCCAAAACCGGTGTGGCAGGATCTCTTCCCTTCCAAGTCTCGGATACCAAATGTGCTGCTCTTCTTAACCACAGCCACAGCATAGTAACAGCTCTCTGATGCTGAACAAAAGATTATACGAACAATGATTGAAAATATTTCCACATCGCTGCTGTCAGTGAAAATGGCTttgaggaacacatttactaGCCTCAGACATCAATTCAACAAAAATCTGAAATCTTACTCTGGCCATAGTTCTCAGCAATTATGGGATACAGTTTGTAGTTCTTCAGCCCAGCAGTGTAGATGTCTCCTCCATCCAATGTGATTGCATCAGCATTACCGGCCTGTCAGAGAACCCTGATGTTACTTTAACTTGTAAGCAAATGCAAAGTATTTTTGCATCAGATTCCTCAAAACAGCAGCGCATTCCTGTCAGAGAATCttggactagtgtttttgctgcAGCGCTTTCAGAGCACTCTGTATAGAGGGACCAACTCAATTGTTTGCTATTCACAATGAGAGAAGATGAACAGTAAGCAAATAAACTGTAGAATAAGGGTACAAAGACTAattgatttgggacagcactacactgtcaaaattcccACCCTCAGGAAGTAAGTATGCATGTCTACGTGGTATTTATGCATAAGTGAAAGTGAGAGATTTGGAACACAGCCCACAATAGAAGTGTAACCCCCGCTGAATGCACTGTAGCTCTGGGTGGTGTAGGTCTCCTGAGCTCTGCGTTGTGTTTAATGGTGGTAATGAACAGGAGACTTGGAGCTtcttgcagacagtgacaccgtttattccTGGTGTaagacaatgtgcactgatcACTACCGTGAGAGTTGTTacagactacaatgacaatgagtTACATTAGCATCACAGCTAACCATACGATGGCATAGAGGAGCGCTCCTCTACTCACCTCGGGTCACAgggctgatgaactaaagctgcaATTACAGTACACTCtgccctatatatatatatatatatatatatatatatatagcccaCGAGAGAGAGAGGGCGCTATTGAGCCATTACTCCAACCACTGTTAGAACAAGTGGAATCACAATAACCAAAGTAAACCTGTTACAGAAGCACACTTACGCACTGAAAATGCCAAGTACGGAAGTAGCACAATCAGAGCAAGAAGCCGCCATTTTGCCCAGACATCAGGATATTAGCCCTTCCGTTTTAAATGAAGgactcaattttattttttactaacaTTTAGCGAGTAAAAATGTTAAGCTGTGACAATGCATATTGCATTAATATTATACTCAAGATAATATATTATCAGAGCAGGAGTACTATTACAACACCACATTATCAGTAGTGTAAAACGAACATGTCTCACGGCAGTCTAAACTCAGCTCACATTCCccattagtgggtgaacaatccaacgcttggtgtaTTCTGCTTCACAATAACAGcagacatcgaaggatcaaaaagcgacgtcgctatgaacgcttggccgccacaagccagttatccctgtggtaacacCTGCGTGAAAGCCAACAAGTCAGAAAGGATCGTGacgccccgctttcacggtctgtactcatacagcgagcttttgcccttctgctccatttacatatagatagatataacaACCATTAAACAAGGACTATGTACACCTGCAGTTCTACTGCATTGTGCTCAATGACAACTCACATGAATGGCAATGATGCAATCCAGTGAGTTGGTCTTCTTCACACAGGTGAACACGGGGGCCTTGTTCGCCAGGTCCAAACATTTCTGGTACTCTTGGTCCGACTTGACGCACCACCTCACCTTGTCCGTATCAGCGGGGGCCGACAATACCGCGGCTGCCCATGGAGAAGAGAAATTCATCAAGTATGCACaacaaagtgtgtgtttgtctagAATGCAAACAAATTGTTTTTACCCAGGCAGGCGAGCAAGAGGTGCAGGAGAAAGAGGAGGTGCTTCATGGTGGAAGGTCTCCAGGTCAGCAGAGTGAGCTGCAGCCCCGCGTGGCCTTTTATAGCAAAACTCTGGCGTTAAAAAAACGCACATTTTGCTCAAATTTCCCAACTTAGTGTGCGCGTGTGCCTTTGTGTGCTtagcacacaaaatgtcatcATGGTGGAAATTCACAGCCTTAAATTAAACCAGTTAATCTGATTAcatagattttttaaattgatttgaGGTTTACCCATGTCCGTTTTTTCAATGAATACAATAATCAATACAAAATACTCTTAAATTAGTCCAATGTTTTATAGCTACCTTAAAACAGCTACTTTGATAAACAtcgattttttaaattgattgacTGGAGGCTTAATCATGTCATTTTGTTTCATAAATTTTTAAATTAGTTCAGTACTTCATTCATTACTCAATTTAACCAGGTaatttgtttaaatgtgttttttaattgaGTGATTGTTTGGAGGCTTAATCAAGTCATTTTTTAGAATAACTACAATGTTTAAACCCTTTGAAATTTAGTACTGAATAGCTACATTAAACCAGCTAATTTGATTCATGTTATTTCCTAATTTATTGATTagtcttgattttttttgtggaaatcaATGTGATCAAATCAGTCCGGGGTTTAATGGgttttaatgaaatatttaaatatttcaactgtcttaaatggatcccttatatatactgtatatattacgtGTTGGACAGATTGATTAAATACCTTTGATAATTGGTACAACATACATAACATAAAtagacataacataacaacataaataaaattaaaccaaaaaactcaccaaaaatggaaaaaatagagcaaaaaggcaaaacatacaatgtaaatattattgtgattattgtaTTGCATGTAAGGTGACCTTGGGCGTTTTGAAAGCCAGCAaccaataaaatgtattattatttatttgtattattatttagaaGACGatgaataactaataataaaacaatgctTTGTCTGTTGTTTGACTgtataacttttttaaaaagtttaaaagttTTGTATTTTcgaaaaatacattacaaaatatcaaagcagccccctgcatcctttgattttcagtatgcatcCCCCGGTGGAAGACATTTGGACGCCCTGTTCTCAAGAATTTCAGAGACAACGTTAAAAAGTCACCGCAACAAAACTAGCCTATCGATGCTACAGCCAAAATGTCTGTACTTGTGTAAGCAGCTCTTCTACCCCTGAACAgtgtgtgttattatttttctgacaaatgcaccacatagtggcgctgttattaaaccccctatgttggattgacttgaaattttttATACAGCTTAACTAAACACCCACTTTAACTTTCGGGTGTCTAACCAAAagttggtacacacctttagtagactgacaagcacatgtgtaaaatttgagcaagatcgtttgaaaaacatggctgccatcaagaaAAATGTCTTTCGAGCTGATCAACTGTccgtaagtcattgaccatttgtgtaATGATCATAAACCTTTGAGGAACTCATGATTACATCTATGCTAACATGTCTTCTacagcattttgagcacaacctgTAGGGGGCACCTAGATGGACATTTATTTCTAAGCCACGCCTCCACTTTGGAGTTCTTTTGTCCCACCCCAAAATAGATATTGAATAGGTTATCAAACCAGACATCGTCAAACGTTGTAGCAATGTTCCACATATTGAGCAAAACTGAACTTTGTGCAAAAGAATCGGGGATGTGCCCCACTAAACATTAACTTCCATTGACATCAGTCAGAGAACAcgccaaaacacaaaaagacaagCCGGGGTCAACGCTCTGCTTACGCAACAGACAACCTATGAAACAGGTCTTCAGGGATCCTTACTCTCTTGCTGACCTTTCAAGTTCATTTGGTGGGACATTATTACTTATTGCAGTTCTGAACAGCAACACTATTTGATTTTGTTTgccattttaacagcagcagcTAGGAAGTTTTCAATCCCAGCACAAGATTGATTTCGAGGTGACATTTCTGACCAGTGATTGTGTAAACAGACTGTACATGATGATGTGACACACTCGCCTGGCTTCTGCTGTGTCATCGTCTCAGTAACATTGTGTTTTTATCATCTGTTTGAATTACGTGTTGATTAACGCTGTTGTACATGCATACAGACCAACACTTGTGTGTCTTAATCGCAGGCGACCAAAGGTCCTGTTGTCCCAAGACAGGTCtggctgtgctgttttttttagaaagtgaagaAAGCAATAGTTGAGAAGCTATCTGTTACATTTTCTTACATGctaatttttctatttttgttttttttttcccctgtcctgtccagcccataaagcagatagaattgtagatctaaatgccgtcaagtgctcaacagatttactctgccagggagaagtgtgatatacacttcccctgtcatacaaaatgtatttgacttt
This sequence is a window from Dunckerocampus dactyliophorus isolate RoL2022-P2 chromosome 2, RoL_Ddac_1.1, whole genome shotgun sequence. Protein-coding genes within it:
- the LOC129176970 gene encoding serotransferrin-like gives rise to the protein MKHLLFLLHLLLACLAAVLSAPADTDKVRWCVKSDQEYQKCLDLANKAPVFTCVKKTNSLDCIIAIHAGNADAITLDGGDIYTAGLKNYKLYPIIAENYGQTSESCYYAVAVVKKSSTFGIRDLEGKRSCHTGFGKSAGWNIPIGTLVSMGILKWSGIEDKPIEEAVASFFSKSCAPGAEYAPLCKGCKGDCSRSHKEPFYDYSGAFQCLVEDAGDVAFVKHLTVPDSEKTNYELLCPDNTRAPIDDYKRCHLARVPAHAVVTRKDPQLTDLIWRSLTTLRKEDFNLFSSEAYSPAKNLMFKDSTVDLVRLPANTNSFMYLGATYTGTVRSLTKEVSTADTSGAITWCAVGATETSKCDKWSFHPLVDEDNKIVCQEGATVEACLKMIMRKEADAMAVDGGEVFAAGKCGLVPAMVEQYNEEMCNKPGASASSYFAVAVVKKGSGVTWDNLRGKKSCHTGFGRTAGWNIPMGEIHRQTSDCDFTKFFSSGCAPGAPADSPFCSQCAGSGKTVADEFKCKASAEEKYYGYAGAFRCLVDGAGDVAFIKHTTVQENSDGNGPTWASGLSSSDYELICPGKQSVPVTQFKDCHLAATPAHAVVTRPETRNDVVRVLQDQQAKFGSGSTANFKMFQSESGKNLLFKDSTKCLQEVPAGSNYEAFLGTDYMNAMNSLRQCSDSASDLEKLCTSHNCQSTN